The Corynebacterium mycetoides genome includes the window CCGCAATCGCGCTGATCTTTGTCACGCTCGTCGAGCCGCTCTTCCGCTCGCGCACCCGTTTCACCTGGGCGTTCTTCCTGCCCATCTGGGTCGCCGTGATCTGGTCGGCCATCGAGACCTCCATCTCGCTGGGCTGGGGCGCAGGCGCCCTGACCCCGCTCGTCTCCTGGGCGCCCCTGCAGGAAGCCGGCCTCGGCTGGGCCGTCCCCGTCCTCGCGGCGTTCATTGTCGGCCTCATCGTGGACCTCGCGCGGCCCAAGGCGCCGCTGAAGATCGGCACCGTCGAAGCAGTCGACACCGGGGAATCCGTGGTGGCCTAGGGGCCTAGCACGGCGGCGCCGGGGAGGCGTATCCTGTTCGGCATGAACGCCCCCTTAGCTTTGCTCGATTTCTGCACCATCTACCCCGGCGAATCCGTCGGCGACTCCCTGCAACGATCCGTGGAGTTCGCCCAGCACGCGGAGTCGCTGGGGTATTCGCGCGTCTGGTACGCCGAACACCACAACACGACCACCATCGCGTCCTCTTCACCCGCGGTCTTGATCTCCCACGTCGGAGCGCGGACCTCCACCATCCGGCTCGGCTCCGGCGGCGTGATGCTGCCCAACCACTCGCCCTACGTCATCGCCGAGCAGTTCGGCATGCTCGCGGAGCTCTACCCCGACCGGATCGATCTGGGACTCGGCCGCGCGCCGGGCACGGACCAGCAGACCCTGGGCCGAGCGCTGCGCCGCGACCCGCGCGCCGCCGAGCGCTTCCCCGAGGACGTGCTCGAGCTGCAGGCCTGGCTGTCCGACGAATCCCCCCTGCCCGGGGTCGTGGCCACGCCCGGCCGGGGCACCAACGTCCCGCTCTACATCCTGGGATCGTCCATGTTCGGTGCGTCGCTGGCGGCCAAGCTCGGCCTGCCCTACTCGTTCGCCTCGCACTTCGCCCCCCAGCACCTCGTGGACGCCACCACCTACTACCGCGAGAACTACGAGCCGTCCGAGCGCTACCCGGAGCCCCACATCATCGCCGCCGTCAACGTCACCGCCGCGCCGACCGCGGAGGACGCCGAGCGCCAGACGCGGATCGTGCACCGCAACCGCGTCAAGGCGTTCATGGGCCAGCGCGGGCAGGTGCTTGACGACGCCCAGCTCGACACCATCGTCAACTCCTTCCAGGGACAGCAGATCATCGACATGCTGCGCTACACGGCGCGCGGCACCGCCGACGACGTCGCCGAGTACCTCACCTGGTTCACGGAGCACTCCAAGGCGGACGAGCTGATGATTTCTCTGCAGAACGGTAGCCACGAAGAGGTGCTCGCCGGGATGGAGATCCTTTCACGGCGCTGGCTGGGCTGAGGTACTCTATCCTCCCATGACGTCCCTCAGGGCTGCCGCAGCGCTGCTCGCCACCTCCGCCGCACTGATGGCCGTCGGCTGCTCCACTGACGCCGCCGAGCGTCACGCCCAGCGCGACGAGCTCGTGGTGGCCACCCAGACTCCCCCGGCCGGCCTGGATTTCACCACCACGGGCGGCGCCGCCGCGCCCCAGGCGATGATGGGCAACATCTATCAAACGCTGGTGCGTATCGACGACTCCGGAACCCCGCAGCCCTTCCTCGCCGAGAGCTGGGAGATAAGCGCCGACGGCACCGAGTACGTCTTTCATCTCCGCGAGGGCGTGACGTTTTCCAACGGCAAGGAGTTCACCGCCGACGACGCCGCGTTTTCCATCGACTACGTGCGCAACCACTGGACCAACGCCCTGAAGGCGCAGATGGCGCCCGTCACGCAAGTGGAGGTGGTTGACGATTACACGGTGAAGGTGACGTTGGAGCGGGCGTCGAATAGCTGGCTCTGGTCGATGGGGACCCTCACGGGCGCGATGATGACGCCGGAGTCCATCGCCCGGCTGGCTACCGACCCGCTGGGCACCGGCCCGTACCGGCTGGCGCGTTTCGACGTTGGCGAGGCCGTGTCCTTTACCGCCCGCGAGGACTACTGGGGCGGCGAGGTCGACCACGACGCAAAGATCCGCTACTTCGACGACTCCACCGCCGCCGTCAACGCTTTGCGCGTGGGGGACGCCGACGTGGTGTGGATGATGCAGGCGCCGCAGCTGCTCCCGACCCTGCCCGAGGATATCGGCGTCGAGGTGGGCACCACCAACGGCGAGGTGCTTCTGTCCATGAACAACCGCGTCGCGCCCTTCGACGACCCGACGGTGCGCCAGGCCGTGGCCTACGCCATCGACCGCGACGCGCTCAACCGGGTGGTCTACAACGGGATGGCCACCGACACCGGCGGCGCGCCCGTCCCGCCGACCGACCCGTGGTACACGGGCGAGAACTACTACCCTTTCGACCCGGACGCGGCGCGCGAGCTGCTCGCGGGGCGCACCCCGGAGGTGACCATCACCGTGCCCAACCTGCCCTACGCGCAGACGGCGAGCGAACTCATCTTCTCCCAGCTTCGCGACGTCGGCTTCACCGTGACACTCGAGACCGTCGAATTCCCGGCGGTATGGCTCGGGCAGGTGCTCAAGGGCCATAACTACCAGGCGTCGCTGGTGTCCCACGTGGAGCCGCGCGACATCCCCATGCTCTTCGGCAACCCGGACTACTACATCGGCTACGACTCCGCGGAGACGCAGGCGCTCATCACAGCCGCCGAGGCGGGCGAGCAGGAGGAGAACATGGAGGCCGCCGTCGACCAGATCATGGCGGACGCGGCATCGCTGACCCTGGTCAACGCCCCGAATATCGTGTTGCTCGCCCCCGGAGTCAGCGGTGTCAACCCGAACGTGGTCACCGACGGTCTGCCGCTGGCGGAGGTGGAGAAGTGATCGCCCGCATCGTGGCGCGCTTCGCCGCCCTGCTGCTGGTGGCCAGCCTGCTCATCTTCCTCCTGCTGCGCGCCGTGCCCGGCGACCCGGCGCGCGTCGCCCTCGGGGTGACGGCCACCGACGAGGCCGTCGCCGAGCTGTCGCGCACCCTGGGCACGGACCGCCCGCTGGCCGTGCAGTACCTCGACTGGATGGGAGGGCTTGTCACCGGCAATTTCGGCGTGTCCATGGCCAGCCGCACCGACATCACGCCGACGGTCATCGAGCGCGCCGGGGTCTCGCTCACGCTGACGGTGCTGGCCATGGCGCTCTCACTGGCCATCGCCGTGCCGCTCGGGGTGTACCTGGCGCGGCGCGGCGACCGCGCCGACGGCGTCATCGCCGCGGCGGTGACCCAGCTGGGCATCGTCGTGCCCAGCTTCCTCGTCGGCATCCTCGCCGTCGCCCTGTTCGCGGTGCGGCTGGGCTGGCTGCCCGCCAACGGCTGGGGCACGCCGGCGCATGCTGTTTTGCCGGTGGCGGCGCTGACACTCGTGCAGGCCGCGATCCTCTCGCGCTACGTCCGCCGCGCGGTCACCGAGGAAATGGGCAACGATTATGTGCGCACGCGGCGGGCCACGGGGGCGTCGATAAGCGAGGTGCTCTTCACCCACGCCCTGCGCAACGCGGCCCTGCCGGTGCTCACGGTCACCGGCATCCAGCTCTCCAGCCTCATCGTGGGCGCGGTGGTCATCGAGCGGGTCTTCGCCATCCCCGGCCTGGGCACGATGCTTCTCGACGCCGTGGCCAACCGCGACCTCACCACAGTGCAAACCGTGCTGATGCTGCTCGTCGCGTTCACACTCGGGGTCAATCTCGTGGTGGACGTGCTGTATTCCGTGATCGACCCGCGCGTGAGGAGGAAAGCGTGAGGAACTTGCCCGCCACCCGGGCCCTCGGGTTCGCCATCGTCGGGTGCGTCATGCTCGTCGCGCTGCTGGCCGCGGTGTGGACCCCCTACGATCCGCTGCAGGCCGCCCCGGACGTGCGCCTGCAGGGGTCCTCGGCCGCGCATTGGATGGGTACCGACCAGTTCGGCCGCGACATCCTCTCGCGCGTGATGGACGGCGCGCGGCTCACGCTCGTGGTGTCGCTGAGCGCGGTCGCGCTCTCGGCACTGGTGGGCACCCCGCTGGGGATCTGGGCCGGTATGCGCCGCGGCTGGGTGGAGACCGTGGTCATGCGGGCCAGCGACCTCCTCATGGCGTTTCCCGCGCTGCTTTTGGCCATTGTCTTCACCGCGGTGTTCGGCGCCTCGGTGTGGATCGTGGTGCTCGCGATCGGCATCGCCGGCATCCCCGGCTTCGCCCGCGTGACGCGGGCCTCGACGCTGCAGGTCATGAGCCAGGACTACATCCTCGCCGCGCGGGTGTCGCGCGTGCCGCCCGTGCGGGTCGCGCGCACCCACGTGCTGCCCAACATTCTGCCCATCGCCCTGGTGCAGGTCTCCGTGGGCCTGGCCCTGGCCATCCTCGCCGAGGCGGGCCTGTCCTTCCTCGGCCTGGGCACCCCGGCGCCGTACGCCTCGTGGGGGAGGATGCTGCAGGCCTCCCAGCCCTACCTGGCCACCGACCCGCACCTCGCGCTGTGGCCGGGGCTGGCCATCGCGGTGACCGTGCTCGGCTTCAACCTGATCGGGGGCGGGCGTGATCCGCGTTAGAGATTTGCGTATCGACGGCATCCTCCACGGCATCTCGCTCGACATCGGGCGCGGGGAGCGCGTGGGCATCATCGGCGAGTCCGGCTCCGGCAAGTCCATGACGGCGCTGGCCATCATGGGGCTCATCGACACCTTGCCCATGAGCGGCTCCGTCACCGTCGGCGGCGTGGAGCTGGTCGGCGCGCCCGACCGGGTGCGCCGCCGCGTGCGCGGCAAGCACGTGGCCATGGTGTTCCAGGAGCCGATGACGGCGCTGGATCCGCTCATGACCGTGGGCCGGCAGGTGGCGCGCGACCCCGCCCGGGCGCGCGCCCTGCTGGCCGAGGTCGGCGTGGAGCGCCCGGAGGCCTACCCGCACGAACTGTCCGGCGGGCAGCGCCAGCGCGTGCTCATCGCCGCCGCGCTCGCCCAGGACCCGGACGTGCTGATCTGCGACGAGCCGACCACGGCGCTCGACGTCGCCGTGCAGCAGCAGATCCTCGAGCTGATCGACGCCGTGGTCACCGCGCGCGGGATGGGGCTGCTGTTCATCTCCCACGACCTCGCCGTGGTGAGCCGGATGACGCAGCGCGTGCTGGTGTTCAAGCAGGGCTCGATCGTCGATCCGGACTCCGACTACGCGCGCGCCCTACGCAGCGCCTCGCGCCCCGGCGCGCCCGCCGCGCCGCGGGCGCTCGGCGAGCCGGTGGTCACGCTCAAAGGCGTGAGCCTGACGCGGGGATCAACGCGCGTGCTAGATCGCGTCTCCCTCACCGTGCGCCGCGGCGAACGCCTCGGCATCGTCGGCGGCTCCGGCGCCGGCAAGACGTCCCTGATGCGGGTGATCACCGGCCTGTCGGAGCCGGACGAGGGCTCCGTCGCCGTCGACGGCGACGTGCAGATGGTGTTCCAGGACCCGTACTCCTCCCTGGACCCGCGCATGGCCGTGGAGGCGTCGATACGCGAGACCGGCGTGGACGCTGCCCGCGCGCAGGAGGTGCTGGCCCAGGTGGGGTTGGAGGGGCTAGGCGCGCGGCGGCCGCGGCAGTTCTCGGGCGGGCAGCGCCAGCGCATCTCCATCGCGCGCGCCGCCGCGACCCGGCCCGCCATCTTGCTTGCCGACGAGCCCGTCTCCGCCCTCGACGTCACCGTGCGGCGCGCGGTGCTCGACCTCCTCGACACCGTCGTCGGCGACGGGACCTTGGTCTTCGTCTCCCACGACCTTGCCGTGGTGCGCGAGCTGTGCCCCACCGTCGCCGTGATCTCTCAGGGCCGCATCGTGGAGGCGGGCGCCACCGAGGAGATCTGGGCGGACCCGCAGCACCCGTACACGCGCACGCTGCTCGCGGCGGCGCAGTAACCGCCCGGGTGCGTCTCGCGCTAGCGCGTCACATACAGCATGAGTGCTGGGTTGAGCACATGCTCCTCCACCCTCTCGAAAACGCTTGTCAGCTGGTCAAAGTTGTCCAGCTCAGCGTTGCTGAGCTCTACCTGTTCGCGGGGAAAAGGTGTCTGCATGCACTACATCATAGACCCGCCGCGGACATGAGCGCGCCCATGACGTCTTGGCCGTGCTTGCGCAGCCCGTCGTGCTGCCACGCGGCGGTCTCGTGCACCGTCGCCCCGAGCGTCTCGGCGGTCTCCAGCGACAGCTCGCGCGGCACGAAGATGTCGTCGGTGTAGACCACCGCCACGGCGCTGCCCGCGTTTTCCGCCCTGCCCGCACCCGCGTACAGGTTCGACCAGTCGTCCTTGGCCGCGAGCTCCTGCGCCGCCTGCGTGAAGGGGCGCAGCGCCGGGTCCTCGTCGAATTGGAAGGGGAAGACGTGCTCTCCGGTGAGGTAGAACTCCGTATCGTCCGGAGTCGCGTCGGGGGCGAAGCCGTCGAGTGTCTCCGAGACGCGCTGGGCCGACCAGGCGGTCGCGCCCGGCACCGTGCCCGCGTAGATCGACTCGTGGATGGCGGCGTAGAGCGGGGCACGCTCGAAGCTGACCTGCTCGCCCACCGCGGCGAGGAAGTCGGTGCGCAGCCGCCCGCCGGGGTGGAACGGCTCCTCCAGAAGCGCGGCGAGTGACTCGAACCCGCCCTCGCGGCCCAGGTTCACACCCACGGTGCGGAAACGCCGCGAGCTCAGCCGCTCCCCCGTGGGCAGCAGTTCCTCGGAACTGTCCAGGTGGCGGCACACCTCGCGCACCATTGTCTCCGCCCACGGCACCTGTTCATAGAAGAGTCGGTGGCGCGCCCTGAGCTTGGCAAACGTGGCCTGGTAGACCTCGTCTACCCCGCGGGTGACGGTGGGCAGGCCGCCGGTGAAGAACGCGTGGCGCACACTCTCCGGGTGCGTGGCCAAGTAGTGCGTCAGACAGAACCCGCCGAAAGACTGGCCGAGCACGTCCCAGCGCTCGATCCCGAGCTGCTGGCGGATGGCCTCGGCGTCGGCCACGATGGCGTCAGCACGCAGGCGCTGCAATGTCGCGGCGTTAATCAGCGAGGGCTCCGCCCTGTCGATGCGCGTGGAGCGGCCGGTGCCGCGCTGGTCGAGCAGGATGACGCGGTAGTGCTCAAGCGCCGCGGTGATCCAGTCGAAGCGCTCCCGCGGGCCGGGGGACCCTGGTCCGCCCTGGAGGAAGAGCAGCGCCGGCTTGCCCTCGTCACCGAGCACACGTGCGAATATAGTGAACCCATCGCGCTGAGTCTGCATACCCCGATGCTATAGGGTGGCGTCCGTGTCCACCCCTGACGCTCCCGCCTACCACCGGCTCGCCCGCGAACCCGCGCTGCGCCGCAGCCCGTACCGGCCGTGGAAACCGGCGCTTGAGATCGTTATGGCCCTCGTTCTCTTCGTGGTCATCCAGCTGATCTACGCGCTGTGCTTTTTCGCGTTGAGCGCCGGCAGCGGGTTGAACCTCGGCGTCTTGGAGGACCTCATCTTCGGTGACCCGGCGACCACCACCCCGCTGTCCATGCTGTACTTCTACGGCGCGCTGGCGCTCTCCGGGCTTTCGGCCTTCATCGCGGCGCGACTGGCAGGGCGCCGACCCGCCGCCCTGCTGTCGGTCGAGGGCCGGCTGCGCGGCCGGCCGCTGCGGGTGTCGCTGCTGTGGATATTCCTCCCCGCGGCTGCCTGCATGCTTATCGACGCCCTGGTTAACGGAGTCCCCGCCCCGCTCACAGCCACGTTTTGGATGTGCGTGGTGCTCAGTCTCGCGCTGGTTCCCTTCCAATCGGCGGCCGAGGAGCTCATCTTCCGCGGCTCCCTCGTGCAGTCGATCGGGGCGTGGGCGCGCTCACCGTGGATCACTTACGGGGCGCCGCTTCCCATCTTCGTCGCTGGCCACCTCTACGACTTCGCGGGGCTGACCAGTGTGGCCGTCTTCGCCGCGCTCGCCTCCCTGCTCGTCCACCGCACCGGCGGCCTAGAGGCCGCCATCGTGCTGCACACGACCAACAACCTGGTGATCTCCTTCGCGGAGTTCTCCGGGCTGGCCGGGCTGCCGGAAGACAACAACCGCCTCCTGGTTCCCGCACTCGCGGTGTTCCTCCAGTACGCGGGCGCGGTCGCCGCGCTCGTGGTGCTGCGCGACTACGCCCCGGCGAAACCCTCGCCGCCGCCCGGGTGGTTCCCCGGCCCCGGGTGGCACAGCGGCTGGCCTGAGGTGGAGATGTCGCGAGTACACTGACCCGCACCGACCCTGTTCCTCTGGGTGTGGCGGCCCGGCGCGGAGCGGTGGCACCACCGCAGCCTGCTTGCCAGGTGCACAAAGGCGATGGGCGCACTCCTGGGAACGCTG containing:
- a CDS encoding CPBP family intramembrane glutamic endopeptidase encodes the protein MSTPDAPAYHRLAREPALRRSPYRPWKPALEIVMALVLFVVIQLIYALCFFALSAGSGLNLGVLEDLIFGDPATTTPLSMLYFYGALALSGLSAFIAARLAGRRPAALLSVEGRLRGRPLRVSLLWIFLPAAACMLIDALVNGVPAPLTATFWMCVVLSLALVPFQSAAEELIFRGSLVQSIGAWARSPWITYGAPLPIFVAGHLYDFAGLTSVAVFAALASLLVHRTGGLEAAIVLHTTNNLVISFAEFSGLAGLPEDNNRLLVPALAVFLQYAGAVAALVVLRDYAPAKPSPPPGWFPGPGWHSGWPEVEMSRVH
- a CDS encoding ATP-binding cassette domain-containing protein is translated as MIRVRDLRIDGILHGISLDIGRGERVGIIGESGSGKSMTALAIMGLIDTLPMSGSVTVGGVELVGAPDRVRRRVRGKHVAMVFQEPMTALDPLMTVGRQVARDPARARALLAEVGVERPEAYPHELSGGQRQRVLIAAALAQDPDVLICDEPTTALDVAVQQQILELIDAVVTARGMGLLFISHDLAVVSRMTQRVLVFKQGSIVDPDSDYARALRSASRPGAPAAPRALGEPVVTLKGVSLTRGSTRVLDRVSLTVRRGERLGIVGGSGAGKTSLMRVITGLSEPDEGSVAVDGDVQMVFQDPYSSLDPRMAVEASIRETGVDAARAQEVLAQVGLEGLGARRPRQFSGGQRQRISIARAAATRPAILLADEPVSALDVTVRRAVLDLLDTVVGDGTLVFVSHDLAVVRELCPTVAVISQGRIVEAGATEEIWADPQHPYTRTLLAAAQ
- a CDS encoding ABC transporter substrate-binding protein, translating into MTSLRAAAALLATSAALMAVGCSTDAAERHAQRDELVVATQTPPAGLDFTTTGGAAAPQAMMGNIYQTLVRIDDSGTPQPFLAESWEISADGTEYVFHLREGVTFSNGKEFTADDAAFSIDYVRNHWTNALKAQMAPVTQVEVVDDYTVKVTLERASNSWLWSMGTLTGAMMTPESIARLATDPLGTGPYRLARFDVGEAVSFTAREDYWGGEVDHDAKIRYFDDSTAAVNALRVGDADVVWMMQAPQLLPTLPEDIGVEVGTTNGEVLLSMNNRVAPFDDPTVRQAVAYAIDRDALNRVVYNGMATDTGGAPVPPTDPWYTGENYYPFDPDAARELLAGRTPEVTITVPNLPYAQTASELIFSQLRDVGFTVTLETVEFPAVWLGQVLKGHNYQASLVSHVEPRDIPMLFGNPDYYIGYDSAETQALITAAEAGEQEENMEAAVDQIMADAASLTLVNAPNIVLLAPGVSGVNPNVVTDGLPLAEVEK
- a CDS encoding ABC transporter permease, producing MLVALLAAVWTPYDPLQAAPDVRLQGSSAAHWMGTDQFGRDILSRVMDGARLTLVVSLSAVALSALVGTPLGIWAGMRRGWVETVVMRASDLLMAFPALLLAIVFTAVFGASVWIVVLAIGIAGIPGFARVTRASTLQVMSQDYILAARVSRVPPVRVARTHVLPNILPIALVQVSVGLALAILAEAGLSFLGLGTPAPYASWGRMLQASQPYLATDPHLALWPGLAIAVTVLGFNLIGGGRDPR
- a CDS encoding alpha/beta fold hydrolase, whose product is MQTQRDGFTIFARVLGDEGKPALLFLQGGPGSPGPRERFDWITAALEHYRVILLDQRGTGRSTRIDRAEPSLINAATLQRLRADAIVADAEAIRQQLGIERWDVLGQSFGGFCLTHYLATHPESVRHAFFTGGLPTVTRGVDEVYQATFAKLRARHRLFYEQVPWAETMVREVCRHLDSSEELLPTGERLSSRRFRTVGVNLGREGGFESLAALLEEPFHPGGRLRTDFLAAVGEQVSFERAPLYAAIHESIYAGTVPGATAWSAQRVSETLDGFAPDATPDDTEFYLTGEHVFPFQFDEDPALRPFTQAAQELAAKDDWSNLYAGAGRAENAGSAVAVVYTDDIFVPRELSLETAETLGATVHETAAWQHDGLRKHGQDVMGALMSAAGL
- a CDS encoding LLM class flavin-dependent oxidoreductase; the encoded protein is MNAPLALLDFCTIYPGESVGDSLQRSVEFAQHAESLGYSRVWYAEHHNTTTIASSSPAVLISHVGARTSTIRLGSGGVMLPNHSPYVIAEQFGMLAELYPDRIDLGLGRAPGTDQQTLGRALRRDPRAAERFPEDVLELQAWLSDESPLPGVVATPGRGTNVPLYILGSSMFGASLAAKLGLPYSFASHFAPQHLVDATTYYRENYEPSERYPEPHIIAAVNVTAAPTAEDAERQTRIVHRNRVKAFMGQRGQVLDDAQLDTIVNSFQGQQIIDMLRYTARGTADDVAEYLTWFTEHSKADELMISLQNGSHEEVLAGMEILSRRWLG
- a CDS encoding ABC transporter permease, coding for MIARIVARFAALLLVASLLIFLLLRAVPGDPARVALGVTATDEAVAELSRTLGTDRPLAVQYLDWMGGLVTGNFGVSMASRTDITPTVIERAGVSLTLTVLAMALSLAIAVPLGVYLARRGDRADGVIAAAVTQLGIVVPSFLVGILAVALFAVRLGWLPANGWGTPAHAVLPVAALTLVQAAILSRYVRRAVTEEMGNDYVRTRRATGASISEVLFTHALRNAALPVLTVTGIQLSSLIVGAVVIERVFAIPGLGTMLLDAVANRDLTTVQTVLMLLVAFTLGVNLVVDVLYSVIDPRVRRKA